The Gemmatimonadales bacterium genome window below encodes:
- a CDS encoding type II toxin-antitoxin system VapB family antitoxin, whose product MPRRAAPPVPRRSTGRKKTLLLNQELLDRARRALGARTETDTVTQALETVVQRGEQIAGLRRLASLGPVDPARIAD is encoded by the coding sequence GTGCCGCGGCGTGCTGCGCCACCCGTTCCCCGACGGTCCACCGGCCGAAAGAAGACGCTGCTCCTGAACCAGGAGCTGCTCGATCGCGCCCGGCGGGCGCTCGGCGCCCGCACGGAAACGGACACCGTGACGCAAGCCCTCGAGACCGTGGTGCAACGGGGCGAGCAGATCGCGGGCCTCCGCCGCCTGGCCTCCCTGGGTCCCGTCGACCCCGCACGCATCGCGGATTGA